The Vicia villosa cultivar HV-30 ecotype Madison, WI linkage group LG1, Vvil1.0, whole genome shotgun sequence genome includes a region encoding these proteins:
- the LOC131599361 gene encoding U-box domain-containing protein 35-like, with the protein MPLNRDIDGDDDCLHYYDEDIGIRCGCGLIGFKKNQVFDCSFDIEIEEDDDELFEINLKKEEPLDSIKEEEDYESSTVFSLDIQNHKLSDSDVVYVAIGENGSSMEALSWTLKHLVNPNSTIVSLIHVFPQVKRIPTPLGKIPRSRVNQEHVNIYLTQVKSKRKKLIQKFIDLCTESKVKVEILLIEGDNVGEAVVELVKNLNIRKLVIGTAQSNLRKHVSRKQNSTAEMVLKSVEERCDVKIICEGREVIDEMINGCSSQHDEVDGFVPIKRLMPSPFWLFRSR; encoded by the exons ATGCCGCTGAATCGTGAtattgatggtgatgatgattgcttGCACTACTACGATGAAGACATCGGCATAAGATGTGGTTGCGGTTTGATTGGGTTCAAGAAAAACCAAGTGTTTGATTGCAGTTTCGATATCGAaatagaagaagatgatgatgaattgttTGAGATAAATCTGAAGAAGGAAGAACCATTGGATTcaataaaagaagaagaagattatgaaAGCAGTACTGTGTTCTCTCTTGATATCCAAAACCATAAGTTATCTGATTCTGATGTTGTTTATGTGGCAATTGGAGAAAATGGTTCAAGCATGGAAGCACTTTCATGGACCTTAAAGCACTTAGTGAACCCTAATTCTACTATTGTTTCTCTTATACATGTTTTTCCTCAAGTCAAGCGAATTCCAACTCCAT TGGGAAAAATTCCGAGGAGTCGTGTGAATCAAGAACATGTTAACATCTACTTGACCCAAGTGAAAAGCAAGAGAAAAAAACTCATTCAGAAGTTCATTGACTTGTGTACTGAGTCAAAAGTTAAGGTGGAGATTTTGCTTATTGAGGGTGACAACGTTGGTGAAGCGGTTGTAGAGCTTGTTAAGAATCTAAATATAAGAAAATTGGTGATTGGAACTGCACAATCTAATCTAAG AAAACATGTGTCAAGAAAGCAAAATTCTACTGCAGAGATGGTGTTAAAAAGTGTAGAAGAAAGATGTGATGTTAAAATCATATGTGAAGGAAGAGAGGTGATTGATGAGATGATTAATGGGTGCAGTTCACAGCATGATGAAGTAGATGGTTTTGTTCCAATCAAACGTTTGATGCCCAGTCCGTTTTGGTTATTTAGGTCTAGATGA
- the LOC131645230 gene encoding uncharacterized protein LOC131645230, with product MFARGDDVSIQQMMDKFNEFSRSTGLTVNPTKCKIYCGGMKEEDKQTIEQITGFSRGQLPFRYLGIPLQSRKLSNNHCMVIAERIGDRMKHWSTKLLSFAGRVQLLKSVVFGFASYWMSCLPIPKMVTKKLEAMCRSFLWTGKGEITRKSPIAWDRVCGPKSNGGLDVINLEAWNKTCLTKLLWKLASKEDSLWVQWIHKYYIKSEDVMQVDIKDNGSWILRSIFKMRTEVAQLEQWKKLNEQGGFKMKKLYLDFLEKHPKVEWRGLMIKNYARPRAIFTMWLACHKRLATKTRLEKFGVQTDLKCVFCDCPETIQHLLFECRETKEIWEKVLSWLNMKHKAQRWDQELVWLTKVCKSRNWRSNIVKVAIAETVCEIWKKRNGHVFQQQYKDSNTAQKIIELIVNKIWIYPKYMKRIAQMIVE from the coding sequence ATGTTTGCCAGGGGAGATGATGTTTCTATCCAACAGATGATGGACAAATTCAATGAATTCTCAAGATCCACGGGTCTGACTGTTAACCCAACTAAGTGCAAAATATACTGTGGGGGAATGAAGGAAGAGGATAAACAGACTATTGAGCAAATCACTGGGTTCAGTAGAGGGCAGCTGCCATTTAGATACTTGGGGATTCCCCTACAAAGCAGAAAACTTTCAAACAATCACTGTATGGTAATAGCTGAGAGAATTGGTGATAGGATGAAGCATTGGAGTACAAAGCTTTTGAGTTTTGCTGGGAGAGTGCAATTACTGAAAAGTGTTGTGTTTGGTTTTGCTAGTTATTGGATGAGCTGCTTGCCTATACCAAAAATGGTGACAAAGAAATTGGAAGCCATGTGTAGGTCATTCCTGTGGACAGGAAAGGGAGAAATCACGAGGAAATCTCCAATTGCCTGGGACAGAGTGTGTGGACCAAAAAGCAATGGAGGGTTGGATGTGATTAACCTTGAAGCTTGGAACAAAACTTGTCTCACGAAGCTACTGTGGAAGCTGGCTAGCAAAGAGGACTCACTGTGGGTGCAGTGGATTcacaaatattatataaaaagtgAGGATGTGATGCAGGTGGACATCAAAGATAATGGATCCTGGATACTAAGAAGCATTTTCAAGATGAGAACTGAGGTGGCTCAGCTTGAGCAGTGGAAGAAATTGAATGAGCAAGGAGGATTCAAAATGAAAAAACTGTATTTAGATTTTCTGGAAAAACATCCTAAGGTTGAGTGGCGAGGTTTGATGATAAAAAACTATGCAAGGCCTAGGGCTATTTTCACTATGTGGCTGGCATGCCATAAACGACTAGCAACCAAAACAAGACTTGAGAAGTTTGGTGTGCAAACTGACCTCAAATGTGTGTTCTGTGACTGTCCTGAAACTATACAACATCTGTTATTTGAATGCAGGGAAACTAAGGAGATTTGGGAGAAGGTGCTCAGCTGGCTCAACATGAAGCACAAGGCACAGAGGTGGGATCAGGAGCTTGTTTGGCTGACCAAAGTGTGCAAAAGCAGGAATTGGAGAAGCAACATCGTTAAAGTCGCCATTGCGGAGACAGTGTGTGAAATTTGGAAGAAACGGAATGGTCATGTGTTTCAACAACAGTATAAGGATAGTAATACAGCTCAAAAGATTATTGAGCTAATTGTTAATAAAATATGGATATACCCCAAGTATATGAAAAGGATAGCTCAAATGATAGTAGAGTAA
- the LOC131626170 gene encoding uncharacterized protein LOC131626170, with protein MIEQFINFVIRPPRADYNPDQYLWEKEFSLAGRTYQRQDIELKNARGYTLKCSHYLPSPFPEDTSLPCVVYCHGNSGCRADANEAAVILLPSNITVFTLDFSGSGLSDGDYVSLGWHEKDDLKIVVSHLRSNKQISRIGLWGRSMGAVTSLLYGAEDPSIAGMVLDSAFSNLYNLMMELVDVYKIRLPKFTVKMAVQYMRRVIEKKAKFDIMKLNCVLVAPKTFIPVLFGHASDDKFIQPHHSDLISESYAGDKNIIKFDGDHNSSRPQFFYDSVSIFFYNVLRPPQVSIAEKLEKYYDLGDLKLGSGVDESVLYEILSSLRSATTDAASSSSAFPTISATKPVTELLSEAAPLADAEPLFEEDTTNKIDGIVHDEAANVQGKLNGQIDDCCSYTSSTRESWGRCSSLGGSDPESFADLSADDIHSQNTVKVFATPLRSMKEKLSDPKEDEKTHKKDKKKKNKAETVAKKPRSDRFEKLEALSRRLRLCLLKGSVHRRNKSS; from the exons ATGATTGAGCAATTCATCAATTTCGTTATTAGGCCGCCGAg GGCGGACTATAACCCGGATCAGTATCTGTGGGAAAAAGAATTCTCCCTCGCTGGTAGAACGTACCAAAGGCAGGATATTGAG CTCAAGAATGCTAGAGGCTATACATTGAAGTGTAGTCATTATCTCCCTTCTCCATTTCCTGAAGATACTTCTCTTCCTTGTGTTGTATATTGCCATGGAAACAG TGGATGTAGGGCAGATGCGAATGAAGCTGCTGTTATTCTTCTTCCATCAAATATTACTGTTTTTACCCTTGACTTCTCAGGGTCAGGCTTATCCGATGGAGACTATGTTAGCCTTGGTTGGCATGAA AAAGATGATCTGAAGATTGTGGTGTCGCATTTGAGAAGCAACAAGCAAATATCACGTATAGGTTTATGGGGACGATCAATGGGCGCAGTTACTAG CCTTCTTTATGGAGCTGAAGACCCTTCTATTGCTGGAATGGTATTGGATAGCGCCTTTTCAAACTTATATAATCTCATGATGGAGCTCGTCGATGTTTATAAAATCCGACTTCCAAAGTTCACC GTTAAAATGGCTGTACAATACATGCGGCGGGTTATTGAGAAGAAGGCAAAGTTTGATATTATGAAACTGAACTGTGTTCTG GTTGCACCGAAGACATTCATTCCCGTTTTATTTGGACATGCAAGTGATGACAAATTCATTCAGCCACACCACTCTGATCTCATCTCCGAGTCATACGCG GGCgataaaaatatcataaaatttgATGGCGATCACAACTCCTCCCGACCACAATTCTTTTATGATTCAGTTTCCATTTTCTTCTACAATGTCCTCCGTCCTCCTCAAGTTTCTATTGCTGAAAAGCTCGAGAAATATTATGATTTGGGGGATTTGAAACTCGGTTCCGGTGTGGATGAG AGCGTATTATATGAGATTCTCTCTAGTTTGCGGTCTGCAACTACTGATGCTGCAAGTTCATCTTCTGCATTTCCAACAATATCTGCAACAAAACCAGTTACCGAACTTCTTTCAGAAGCAGCTCCACTGGCTGATGCA GAGCCTTTGTTTGAAGAAGATACTACGAATAAAATTGATGGAATTGTCCATGATGAAGCCGCTAATGTGCAG GGTAAGCTAAATGGCCAGATTGATGATTGTTGCTCATATACAAGCTCGACTAGAGAAAGTTGGGGAAGATGTTCTTCTTTAGGAGGCAGTGATCCAGAATCTTTTGCCGATCTAAGTGCTGATGATATACACTCTCAG AATACGGTGAAGGTGTTTGCAACACCTTTGCGAAGCATGAAAGAGAAGTTATCTGATCCAAAAGAAGATGAAAAGACGCACAAGAaggataaaaagaagaagaataaagcCGAAACAGTTGCGAAGAAACCAAGGAGTGACAGATTTGAGAAGCTGGAGGCTCTCAGTAGACGCTTGCGGCTTTGCCTTCTAAAAGGGTCCGTCCATCGAAGAAACAAGTCATCTTGA